A region of the Octopus bimaculoides isolate UCB-OBI-ISO-001 chromosome 15, ASM119413v2, whole genome shotgun sequence genome:
tttatttaaaagaatagaTCAACAATTTTCAATTCTGTGCAAGCCATAACACACTGATTAAGGCACTAAAAGTCGTACAGCATACCACCAGCTTCTTaggagtatatacatacacacacatacatgcataacatatatgtatatatatatatatNNNNNNNNNNNNNNNNNNNNNNNNNNNNNNNNNNNNNNNNNNNNNNNNNNNNNNNNNNNNNNNNNNNNNNNNNNNNNNNNNNNNNNNNNNNNNNNNNNNNNNNNNNNNNNNNNNNNNNNNNNNNNNNNNNNNNNNNNNNNNNNNNNNNNNNNNNNNNNNNNNNNNNNNNNNNNNNNNNNNNNNNNNNNNNNNNNNNNNNNNNNNNNNNNNNNNNNNNNNNNNNNNNNNNNNNNNNNNNNNNNNNNNNNNNNNNNNNNNNNNNNNNNNNNNNNNNNNNNNNNNNNNNNNNNNNNNNNNNNNNNNNNNNNNNNNNNNNNNNNNNNNNNNNNNNNNNNNNNNNNNNNNNNNNNNNNNNNNNNNNNNNNNNNNNNNNNNNNNNNNNNNNNNNNNNNNNNNNNNNNNNNNNNNNNNNNNNNNNNNNNNNNNNNNNNNNNNNNNNNNNNNNNNNNNNNNNNNNNNNNNNNNNNNNNNNNNNNNNNNNNNNNNNNNNNNNNNNNNNNNNNNNNNNNNNNNNNNNNNNNNNNNNNNNNNNNNNNNNNNNNNNNNNNNNNNNNNNNNNNNNNNNNNNNNNNNNNNNNNNNNtatatatatatatatatatatgcatacgtacacataactagttctaaaattgttttaaaaccgAAACGGGTGTATGCACTTTGCACTTtgccacaaatacacatatacaccggTGTGGTGCATAAAAAAAACACCCCAAATTTTCCTAATGTCCGAACATTTTTCGACTCTCTTTAAAAACTCGCGACACATTGGTGGCACACTAGCGTCCTACCGCGGCGCAGTGTTTGAAAACACCTGGTCTAGATCCTCAGAAATGACAATTGGTTAACAAAGTTGAAGCAataatcgagagagagagagcggttcAAGGTTCGAATTTCACCTTGGAGCAGCTCAACAAATGTttttaatggtaattttttttccctttcaaaaATATTGCAGTGATAACAGTCCAATCACTTACTGTAAACACTTAATATTCCCATGGCAACACTATGCTCGTGGGCCTTCAACCGTAAAGAAGCAATGCTTGAACTGCGTCGCTCAGTCTCTGAACAGGGGTCCATTACTCTGATTGGTATATTATTGTTGAAAAATGTGGAGGTTTGTGTCTGGACGGATGGTACTTGAGATCGAGATTGGTGTGAGGCTGGTTGTAAATGGCTAGGGTTTGCCAGACCCATAAAGCTTGGGAGATCAGTGTGAGGGGCCatacaagaactggagattgtAAGCTGgtttgaagcaatgcatttgTTTGGCCAGACGCTATTTTGGatctggaagaaaaagaaaaacaaacataaggaATAGAACACGCAACAATCAGGGCCTATCAGTAAgagacaactattattattattattattattattattattattattattattattatggacttGAAAAGATAGAAGATCGAAGTATTTCCAATGCAGCCTCCCTCGAGGCTTTCTACACCCTGCATGGAAACTGCAATGGCGTTAAAAACAGGGTGGTACCGAAACAATGGTAACTGGTCACTGAAGATATGCTAAactctttgttttcttatttgcattgtattaatacacacacacacacacacacacacacacacacacacacacaaacacacacacatgtatagatgtgtgtgtatttgtgtgtgtatatataaatgtatgtgcatgtgtgtgagtgtgcaagttatctgcatgtgaatgtatatttatgtatgtgtgcgttgaaCGTTTGTGTTTTTGagtcattgtatgtatgtgtttgtgtgtgtgtaacagcagTACATTGTTCTGCGTACATCCTTTTGTTATGTATCTTAACGCCCCAGTTGTTTTTTGTTGTAAGCGGCAATGGAAAGCCTAGTTTTAACCAAGTTCTTTACACCTATATATCAGTTCACTGTTGTAAAATACGAGtaagatatgttgttgttgttgttgttgttattgctgttgttttttttttctagttattgTCTTCCAACTGTCTTCTCCTTCTTCCAACTGACGAGGAAGAATTTGGTCGAAAAGCATATCATATGGCtgtaaaaatattgacaaaactaATCCTTCCTTTTTTGCTTACACGCTTAATCGGATGTCGAGAGTATAGGGTAAGAAGTTTCATCAATCtaatacatgtttttaattgctAATTTGACTgtcttttctcctctcttcccCGTTGCCAAGAAAACAACAGCGATGTTAAAGAAACAATCACGAGTCTTTTGAACAACTTCTTCTTAAAAGATACGGAGCTGTGCTTTCACGCTGTGCGAAACTCAACGATCAGCAAACATCGTGACCACCCGGAGAGCTGCCTGTTTTAACTTGTAGAAATACTTTGTGGTATGCTAAAGGGGGCTTCTCCCTTGAAAATTATACAAACGTTTTACACTTTTCCCTCGCATACTTTCTGTTCACTTAACGTCAACTGTCGTCTGCTTTTAAACTGGCGgacattttcttatctttttatttattccgtttaatttttgctattaattttatattttataaagaagTTTGTGAAGAGAATGTGTTAAACtgaatactatatgtatatatgcctgtgtgtgtgtgtatgtgtgtacacacacatataacatatatgtctgtttaaactacgtgaacaaacacacacacacacatgcatacaagcgtagctgtgtggtaagaaacttgcttcccaatggtttcagtcccactgagtggtaccttaggcaaatatcttttacaatagcctcaggccgaccaaagccttctcagtggattcggtagatggaaactgaaagaagcccgccgtatatgtttgtttgtgtgtgtgtttgtccccccccccaccaccgcttgacaacaggtgttggtgtgtttacgttcccgtaacttagcggttcggcaaaacagaccaacagaataagtgccaggcttttaaaaaatgtaCTAGGGCCGATTCGAAACCAATGATCCGGAACTATTACCACAAAACTATTGTAAGAACTTATTTATTAGCACCGTAAATTCCTCAATGGAATTCTTGAAGAATATTATTCGGTAAAaattaaatcttttatattttacttgtttccgtcattagagtatggccacgctggagcacattcttgaagaattttttgtcgaatgaatcgccTCCAATATTTTTTAAGCTTCTACATGAACTCACACATATTGTAAAATTCAAGGAACTGGGTTTTCAAGTTTTGCCTGACGGCTTAATGAACCAGACTGGTTAAAtgaaacgacaacaataataagaacaacaatgccAGGTATTGGTTTTGTAACAAaggaatattttcaaagaatgaaTATTTCGCTGCTGTTCCAAGATTAGGTTCCACTCCTACAACTTTCTCACATAACTCcgtttaactaattaattaacgtGAAACAAAAATCTTTGTTTTATTACACTcagtttaattaaaattaattggtttatttcagaaatttcatttaaaactaaTTGACCAAAAATAAGCCTTTagcaccacccccaccaccaccaccaacgtcatCCTTCCCTAGTGCTGGGAACTTAAATGAGTAGAAGGGAAGGTAAGCAAACACCCAACGTCCTTAAGCATAAAAACGCTCAACCGCCCAGGCGAGTGGGTAAAATCACACCAACAGAGCAGCTGCCATATTTTATCTGCTCTGAACGGAATGTTTAACATTTCTAATCATTACAGCAGAATTAAGAAAACACTAGCGCACGTGTGCATCGTCAATATGTGcactcgtgcatacatacatgcatacatacatgcatacatacatacatgcatggatgtttATCCCATTTATCAGGGACTGCAAAAACTTGCAGGACCTTCTGAAGacttaaaggatgatggttaaaaggagacattttctttctcagtcttgCTACCAAGGAGGTGACCGGTCAAAACCGAcgctaaaattaaaaagagaaagaggaaaatattcatccatccatccatccatccatccatactcacactctctctctctctcacacacacatatgacgggcttcttccagtttccatctgccaaatccactcacaaggctttggtcagcccgaggctatagtagaagacacttgcccaaggtgtcacgcagtgggactgaacccggaaccatgtggttcgtaaccACTCTATTCCTTCtttgagcgtcttattaatactttgcatgtgctacgtcctcacgttgttgagtttttttcttgttgtccttttctccgtttttttaaatatctatctatttatctatctgtctgtctgtctgtctgtctgtctgtctgtctgtctgtNNNNNNNNNNNNNNNNNNNNNNNNNNNNNNNNNNNNNNNNNNNNNNNNNNNNNNNNNNNNNNNNNNNNNNNNNNNNNNNNNNNNNNNNNNNNNNNNNNNNNNNNNNNNNNNNNNNNNNNNNNNNNNNNNNNNNNNNNNNNNNNNNNNNNNNNNNNNNNNNNNNNNNNNNNNNNNNNNNNNNNNNNNNNNNNNNNNNNNNNNNNNNNNNNNNNNNNNNNNNNNNNNNNNNNNNNNNNNNNNNNNNNNNNNNNNNNNNNNNNNNNNNNNNNNNNNNNNNNNNNNNNNNNNNNNNNNNNNNNNNNNNNNNNNNNNNNNNNNNNNNNNNNNNNNNNNNNNNNNNNNNNNNNNNNNNNNNNNNNNNNNNNNNNNNNNNNNNNNNNNNNNNNNNNNNNNNNNNNNNNNNNNNNNNNNNNNNNNNNNNNNNNNNNNNNNNNNNNNNNNNNNNNNNNNNNNNNNNNNNNNNNNNNNNNNNNNNNNNNNNNNNNNNNNNNNNNNNNNNNNNNNNNNNNNNNNNNNNNNNNNNNNNNNNNNNNNNNNNNNNNNNNNNNNNNNNNNNNNNNNNNNNNNNNNNNNNNNNNNNNNNNNNNNNNNNNNNNNNNNNNNNNNNNNNNNNNNNNNNNNNNNNNNNNNNNNNNNNNNNNNNNNNNNaataataataataataataataataataataataataataataataataataataatgataataataataataataataataataatgataataataataataataataataataataataataataataataataataatacaaaggtttaagaaaaagaaacaacaacaacaacaacaataacatcccAGTTGCATATTGGTAATTCACTCTTAACAGATGTCATCAACGTAGCGACatctgtaattgacttacttaaATCAAATAAGTTTTCAAATAAGAAAGTTAAcagcataagagagagagagagagggagggagggaagagagaggggagagaaagagagagagaNNNNNNNNNNttgtgtgtgtctttgtccctccaccattgcttgacaaccgatgctggtgtgtttacgtccccgtaacttagtgtttcgacaaaagagaccgatagaataagtactaggcttacaaagaataagtcttggggtcgatttgtttcgactaaaggcagtgctccagcatggccgcagtcaaatgactgaaacaagtaaaagagtaatgaagtTCAATTCAGTGACCATAGACTCTCATGCTATCCAAACGATCTCCGTATTTTCTCATtcatgacagaaaaagaaaacaacaaacaaaacaaacatacttacagatatcgtatttctttcttccctttctttcgatctttctttcattctttccattcTCTTCAGACTTGTCATCACTTTCTCAAAATTGTCCATACATTCCAAAATATTCTTTAGTTTAACAATCTCCATTTGTTTAAAAAAGTTACTATCATTTGTCTTCAGAATCTTATTGTTTTAACTACATGTCTTCTTGCAGCGGTAAAATATCCAAACTGGTTtccaacatttaaaaaatattgtttttttttctcgtctGATGAAAATAAGatatatctgtaattttttttttacaggatttCGGTATTTTTATTGtccattaaaattctttttttgcatccattaatatattatttactgatattttctatttgtttttatcttgttgttactattgttgatgttgttgatgatgatgatggtggtggtggtggtggtggtggtggtattagatGTTTATTTCAGTGGTACGTTTCCATAATTAGCCGGATCACACCAAGCGTAGAAATTAGTAGTCGGCCATGATGCTGGCAAAGCTGTAGCCGCTGCTGCACAATTGCGCATGACAGCACGGTGGTTTCCAGCGAACATGGGCCAGCTAGTACTTGGAAGTGTAGTGTTAGGGCCGTTACATACTGGCATCAGGTTTTCACGGGGAGAGTCCATGTAGTCGGGTACCCGTTCGGCTGAAGGGGTTGTAACCGGATTTAGCTGATAAATAGAGATATTGACATCAATGTTGCGATATTCGTAGccataaaaatagatttaaggATCGTAACACTTAATACAGACATATAATCCTTAAAAAAACTGAGATTATTTCTCCAACACTGAAGCTTTATACCTAGGTAAACCCTAAGGATTAAAATACCACTACCCCAcaatcattttctattttctaataCCTACAAAACTACAGAAAACGTAGCAAAATCCAAAATAATGTACAACTGTAGTGATGAGTGAAAATCAAACGTTTTGGACATCCGTACTTCTTCaagtagaaaattaaatatataaattttagtcgTTAAgcattttcgtttttgtttttttttgtcttggtttCCGTGCTGTtgacttatttacatatattttactgatCAAAGAAGGACAAATATCCTAAACGTTAGATTTTCTTCGTCGTACACTAACTTTATTCTTATCTTTATCTGTGAACCATCAACTCTTTCGGTTTTCAAATGTTACCAACCAAACGTACACTTCTCATCTCATTTAATTCCCCCAATTTATTTTACAAGTAGCTAAGGGGCTTTTCAGATTCGGTGTAACggcaatatacataaatacatacataataaataaataaatacatatacatacatacatacatacatacgaacatgtatgcataagaacatgcatatttacatacgtacatacatatatacatatagacacccatacatatacatacatactatatacatagatatacacatatatttatacgtagatATANNNNNNNNNNNNNNNNNNNNNNNNNNNNNNNNNNNNNNNNNNNNNNNNNNNNNNNNNNNNNNNNNNNNNNNNNNNNNNNNNNNNNNNNNNNNNNNNNNNNNNNNNNNNNNNNNNNNNNNNNNNNNNNNNNNNNNNNNNNNNNNNNNNNNNNNNNNNNNNNNNNNNNNNNNNNNNNNNNNNNNNNNNNNNNNNNNNNNNNNNNNNNNNNNNNNNNNNNNNNNNNNNNNNNNNNNNNNNNNNNNNNNNNNNNNNNNNNNNNNNNNNNNNNNNNNNNNNNNNNNNNNNNNNNNNNNNNNNNNNNNNNNNNNNNNNNNNNNNNNNNNNNNNNNNNNNNNNNNNNNNNNNNNNNNNNNNNNNNNNNNNNNNNNNNNNNNNNNNNNNNNNNNNNNNNNNNNNNNNNNNNNNNNNNNNNNNNNNNNNNNNNNNNNNNNNNNNNNNNNNNNNNNNNNNNNNNNNNNNNNNNNNNNNNNNNNNNNNNNNNNNNNNNNNNNNNNNNNNNNNNNNNNNNNNNNNNNNNNNNNNNNNNNNNNNNNNNNNNNNNNNNNNNNNNNNNNNNNNNNNNNNNNNNNNNNNNNNNNNNNNNNNNNNNNNNNNNNNNNNNNNNNNNNNNNNNNNNNNNNNNNNNNNNNNNNNNNNNNNNNNNNNNNNNNNNNNNNNNNNNNNNNNNNNNNNNNNNNNNNNNNNNNNNNNNNNNNNNNNNNNNNNNNNNNNNNNNNNNNNNNNNNNNNNNNNNNNNNNNNNNNNNNNNNNNNNNTTTATTCTTATCTTTATCTGTGAACCATCAACTCTTTCGGTTTTCAAATGTTACCAACCAAACGTACACTTCTCATCTCATTTAATTCCCCCAATTTATTTTACAAGTAGCTAAGGGGCTTTTCAGATTCGGTGTAACggcaatatacataaatacatacataataaataaataaatacatatacatacatacatacatacacacatacatagttacatactaGAGTGTTTCTCATAATATAGTTTAGGAAGTATAgcacgcatggctcagtggttagagtatcgggTTAACAATCATCacgtagtgagttcgattcccgatcGGGCTGtatttgatggacatatagcggtacgtaagccgactcaagaaatctctagtgagactttttattgatgtacccgaAGAGATCCAGAACAGGTCGAATCATGTGTCGTACCAAATAAAATCTTTTACTCATTCCATCTCCTatcttattaatactattatccCA
Encoded here:
- the LOC106880806 gene encoding ALX homeobox protein 1 — encoded protein: MARVFGSEFRVRSPVPCCVLDQDALFLVGPIHSANKIKKGVVPEVQRIHCVAVWFQNRRAKWRKRERYGQLQTMRAMATSHGYDISIQTRPDTYPQIQNSVWPNKCIASNQLTISSSCMAPHTDLPSFMGLANPSHLQPASHQSRSQVPSVQTQTSTFFNNNIPIRVMDPCSETERRSSSIASLRLKAHEHSVAMGILSVYSK